One Thunnus albacares chromosome 12, fThuAlb1.1, whole genome shotgun sequence genomic region harbors:
- the LOC122994206 gene encoding ras-related protein Rap-2b-like — MREYKVVVLGSGGVGKSALTVQFVTGSFIEKYDPTIEDFYRKEIEVDSSPSVLEILDTAGTEQFASMRDLYIKNGQGFILVYSLVNQQSFQDIKPMRDQIIRVKRYERVPMILVGNKVDLEGEREVSSGEGKALAQDWNCPFMETSAKNKGSVDELFAEIVRQMNYSTVPSGGDQCCSCVLL; from the coding sequence atgagggagtacaaagtGGTTGTTTTGGGATCGGGCGGAGTCGGCAAATCCGCGTTGACGGTCCAGTTCGTGACGGGCTCCTTCATCGAGAAGTACGACCCTACGATAGAGGATTTCTACAGGAAGGAGATCGAGGTGGACTCGTCCCCGTCGGTGCTGGAGATCCTGGACACGGCGGGGACCGAGCAGTTCGCCTCCATGCGAGACCTGTACATCAAGAACGGGCAGGGCTTCATCCTGGTCTACAGCCTGGTCAACCAGCAGAGCTTCCAGGACATCAAGCCCATGAGAGACCAGATCATCCGGGTGAAGAGATACGAGAGGGTGCCCATGATCCTGGTGGGGAACAAGGTGGACctggagggggagagagaggtgtCTTCCGGGGAAGGCAAGGCGCTGGCCCAGGACTGGAACTGCCCCTTTATGGAAACTTCAGCCAAAAATAAAGGATCAGTCGACGAACTGTTCGCAGAAATAGTCAGACAGATGAACTACTCAACTGTCCCCAGTGGTGGAGACCAGTGCTGTTCATGTGTCctgctctaa